In Fusobacterium perfoetens, the following proteins share a genomic window:
- a CDS encoding thioredoxin family protein: MMLDDELKSKLADITKIFEKKIELVVIKGEESEETQDMIEMVQDIASTSEKIFVKIFEKESLELKNKEINLEKLPAVVILDENREFSRIKYTAVPTGQELNSFILAMYNVAGPGQKINESIIERIKKIDKKLDLKIGISLDCHRCAETVQSCQRIVVENKNISLEAIDVFSHKDFKIKYDLVNVPAIIINDSKMFFGQLSIEEVVDILETL, from the coding sequence ATGATGTTGGACGATGAGTTAAAAAGTAAATTAGCAGATATAACAAAGATTTTTGAAAAAAAGATAGAACTTGTTGTAATAAAGGGAGAGGAATCAGAAGAAACTCAAGATATGATAGAGATGGTTCAAGATATCGCCTCAACAAGTGAAAAAATATTTGTTAAAATTTTTGAAAAAGAAAGTTTAGAACTTAAAAATAAAGAAATTAATCTTGAAAAATTACCAGCTGTTGTGATACTTGATGAAAATAGAGAATTTTCAAGAATAAAATACACAGCAGTACCTACTGGACAAGAGTTAAATTCTTTTATACTGGCTATGTATAATGTAGCTGGTCCAGGTCAAAAAATAAATGAAAGTATAATAGAAAGAATAAAAAAAATTGATAAAAAATTAGATCTAAAAATAGGAATCTCTTTAGATTGCCATAGATGTGCAGAGACTGTTCAATCTTGTCAAAGAATAGTAGTAGAGAATAAAAATATAAGTCTAGAGGCTATAGATGTATTTTCACACAAGGATTTTAAAATAAAATATGACCTTGTGAATGTTCCAGCTATTATAATAAATGATAGTAAAATGTTTTTTGGACAGCTTTCCATTGAAGAAGTAGTTGATATTTTAGAAACTTTATAA
- the ahpC gene encoding alkyl hydroperoxide reductase subunit C, translated as MSLIGKKVESFKAKAFHNGQFIDITDENMRGKWSAVVFYPADFTFVCPTELEDLANLYEDFKKENCEIYSVSTDTEYVHKAWHDSSERVKKVQYPMIADPTGKLSRMFEVMIEEEGLALRGSFIIDPEGVVQAYEVHSNGIGREASELLRKLQAAKFVRENGEVCPAKWKPGKESLKPTIDLIGKL; from the coding sequence ATGTCATTAATAGGTAAAAAAGTAGAAAGTTTTAAAGCTAAGGCTTTTCATAATGGTCAATTTATAGATATAACAGATGAGAATATGAGAGGAAAATGGTCAGCAGTTGTATTTTATCCTGCAGATTTTACTTTTGTATGTCCAACAGAGTTAGAAGATTTAGCTAATCTATATGAAGATTTTAAAAAAGAGAATTGTGAAATATATTCAGTATCAACAGATACAGAGTATGTTCATAAAGCTTGGCATGATTCTTCAGAAAGAGTAAAAAAAGTACAATATCCAATGATAGCAGATCCAACAGGGAAACTTTCAAGAATGTTTGAAGTGATGATAGAAGAAGAGGGACTTGCATTGAGAGGAAGTTTTATCATTGATCCAGAGGGAGTTGTTCAAGCTTATGAAGTTCATTCTAATGGGATTGGTAGAGAGGCAAGCGAACTTTTAAGAAAATTGCAAGCTGCTAAATTTGTAAGAGAAAATGGAGAAGTTTGTCCAGCTAAATGGAAACCAGGTAAGGAAAGTTTAAAGCCAACAATTGATTTGATAGGAAAACTTTAA
- a CDS encoding FAD-dependent oxidoreductase: MAKIYDVIVIGGGPAGLTSGIYGGRSKLDVLMIEKDNLGGQISLTDEVVNYPGMKKISGSELMKAMREQAKSFGVSFVQTEVIEVNFSQDIKKIITQSGVYEGRSVIIASGLVHKKLNFKGEEEYRGKGISYCATCDGEFFVDRDIFVIGAGFAACQEALFLTRYGKKVHIIAREPEFTCARSIADKVLTNPKIEVSFNSEVLEVSGDSLARKIKTKNNITGEVVEYSSEDGENIGVFVFVGQEPKTALYKGKIDLDDDGYILTDTRMRTNLDMIYAVGDIRQKYLRQLVTAVADGAIAISDVEKCLYDYKIKNNSNVEIKKEVQIEEKPQGVFSEEMLNLIKETTNKFKEEIELVLVKSEDDEKNKKILEVSEELGKISNKIKFKIYEANDEYLKDKISLVRLPALYLLDKDGKYARIKYSTIPIEHELESFLQAMNNIVGEEEKVRENLLERINKLDKKINVKIGVSLKCTRCPQTVRATQFIVSKNKNIDLEVIDVITHKEFKTKYDIVGVPAIVVNDKNLYFGQMNLEEMIEILEKQ; the protein is encoded by the coding sequence ATGGCTAAAATATATGATGTTATCGTTATAGGTGGAGGACCAGCTGGATTAACTTCTGGTATCTATGGTGGAAGATCCAAATTAGATGTTTTGATGATAGAAAAAGATAATCTTGGTGGTCAAATAAGTTTAACAGATGAAGTTGTAAACTATCCAGGAATGAAAAAAATTTCAGGATCAGAGCTTATGAAAGCAATGAGAGAGCAAGCCAAAAGTTTTGGAGTTAGTTTTGTACAAACAGAAGTAATAGAAGTTAATTTTTCACAAGATATAAAAAAAATTATTACTCAATCAGGAGTGTACGAAGGACGTAGTGTAATAATAGCATCTGGTTTAGTTCATAAAAAACTTAATTTTAAAGGTGAGGAAGAATACAGAGGTAAAGGAATAAGCTATTGTGCTACTTGTGATGGAGAATTTTTTGTAGATAGAGATATTTTTGTTATTGGAGCTGGATTTGCAGCCTGTCAAGAAGCTTTATTTTTAACAAGATATGGAAAAAAAGTTCATATAATAGCAAGAGAACCAGAATTTACTTGTGCAAGGTCTATAGCTGATAAAGTTCTAACAAATCCAAAGATAGAAGTTAGTTTTAATAGTGAAGTGTTGGAAGTAAGCGGAGATTCTCTTGCAAGAAAAATAAAAACTAAAAACAATATTACTGGAGAAGTGGTAGAATATAGCTCAGAAGATGGAGAAAATATAGGTGTCTTTGTTTTTGTAGGGCAAGAACCAAAAACAGCCTTATACAAAGGAAAAATAGATTTAGATGATGATGGATATATTTTAACTGATACAAGAATGAGAACAAATCTTGATATGATTTATGCAGTAGGAGATATTAGACAAAAATATTTAAGACAGCTTGTTACAGCGGTAGCTGATGGAGCAATCGCTATCTCTGATGTAGAGAAATGTCTATATGATTATAAAATAAAAAATAATAGTAATGTTGAAATAAAAAAAGAAGTACAAATAGAAGAAAAACCTCAAGGAGTATTTTCTGAAGAGATGCTTAATCTTATAAAAGAAACTACAAATAAATTTAAAGAGGAGATTGAACTTGTCCTTGTAAAATCTGAAGATGATGAAAAAAATAAAAAAATCTTAGAAGTTAGTGAGGAGCTTGGTAAGATAAGTAATAAAATAAAATTTAAAATTTATGAAGCTAATGATGAATATTTAAAAGATAAAATATCATTAGTAAGATTACCTGCTCTTTATTTATTAGACAAAGATGGAAAATATGCAAGAATAAAATATTCAACAATACCTATTGAACATGAATTGGAATCTTTTTTACAAGCTATGAATAATATAGTTGGTGAAGAGGAAAAAGTAAGAGAAAATTTATTAGAAAGAATAAATAAATTAGATAAAAAAATAAATGTAAAAATAGGTGTTTCTTTAAAATGTACAAGATGTCCTCAGACAGTTAGAGCTACACAATTTATAGTTTCTAAAAATAAAAATATTGATTTAGAAGTTATAGATGTTATAACTCATAAAGAGTTTAAAACAAAATATGATATTGTTGGAGTACCTGCTATAGTAGTTAACGACAAAAACCTTTATTTTGGACAAATGAATTTAGAAGAGATGATAGAAATCCTTGAAAAGCAATAA
- a CDS encoding biotin/lipoyl-containing protein: MIKAYRVNVNGKVYEVEVEEITAGGQQTVAAAPAPAPVAPKPASVAPAPAPTPAPAPKAAATGEIVEAPMPGTIVDIKVKVGDTVKEGDLVAVIEAMKMETDLFSTKSGVVTAVNAGKGASVNTGDAIITL; encoded by the coding sequence ATGATAAAAGCTTACAGAGTAAATGTAAACGGAAAAGTCTACGAAGTTGAGGTAGAGGAAATAACAGCAGGAGGACAACAAACAGTAGCAGCGGCTCCAGCACCTGCACCAGTAGCTCCAAAACCAGCTTCAGTGGCTCCAGCGCCTGCACCTACTCCAGCTCCAGCACCAAAAGCAGCAGCAACAGGAGAAATAGTAGAAGCTCCAATGCCTGGAACAATAGTAGATATTAAAGTAAAAGTAGGAGATACTGTAAAAGAAGGAGATTTAGTAGCAGTAATAGAAGCTATGAAAATGGAAACAGACCTTTTCTCTACAAAATCAGGAGTTGTTACAGCAGTAAACGCTGGAAAAGGCGCTTCAGTAAATACAGGAGATGCAATAATAACTTTATAG
- a CDS encoding oxaloacetate decarboxylase subunit alpha: MTQLKITETSLRDGSQSLIATRLTTEEIMPIIEKMDEAGFYSMEVWGGATFDSCIRFLNEDPWERLRLIRSKVKKTKLQMLIRGQNLLGYKHYADDVVEEFVKKSIENGIDIIRAFDALNDFRNLETTISSVKKYGGHCQGCIAYTISEVHTIEYYVKKVKELEMMGVDSICIKDMAGILLPDTGYELIKAIKENTKLPVELHTHCTTGIAQILYANAIEAGVDIIDTAMSPFSGGTSQPATEVFAEILKDTERDPKLNMEVLGEIADYLKGVIDKYRKNGIMNPKVMETEPRALIYQVPGGMLSNLMSQLSGQNAMDKYEEVLREIPKVRKDLGYPPLVTPLSQMVGTQAVFNVLMKQRYKVVPKEIKDYVRGLYGKSPAPIDPEVQKIIIGNEVPTTCRPADKIGPELEKYRQEIGSLAHSMEDVLSYALFPENARKFLENKYNPKVKRVQEINIFL, translated from the coding sequence ATGACACAATTGAAGATAACAGAAACATCTCTTAGAGACGGTTCTCAATCATTAATAGCAACAAGACTTACAACTGAAGAAATAATGCCGATAATTGAAAAAATGGATGAAGCGGGATTTTATTCAATGGAAGTTTGGGGAGGAGCTACATTTGACTCTTGTATAAGATTTTTAAATGAAGATCCTTGGGAAAGACTAAGACTTATCAGATCAAAAGTAAAAAAGACAAAATTACAAATGCTAATAAGAGGTCAAAACTTACTTGGATATAAACATTACGCAGATGATGTAGTGGAAGAATTTGTAAAAAAATCAATAGAAAACGGAATTGATATAATAAGAGCTTTTGATGCATTAAATGATTTTAGAAACCTAGAAACAACAATAAGCTCTGTAAAAAAATATGGGGGACATTGTCAAGGGTGTATAGCCTATACAATAAGTGAAGTCCATACAATAGAATATTATGTAAAAAAAGTAAAAGAACTTGAAATGATGGGAGTAGATTCAATCTGTATAAAAGATATGGCAGGAATATTACTACCAGATACAGGTTATGAATTAATAAAAGCTATAAAAGAAAATACAAAATTACCAGTTGAGTTACATACTCACTGTACAACTGGAATTGCACAAATTCTTTATGCAAACGCAATAGAAGCTGGAGTAGATATAATAGATACAGCGATGTCACCATTCTCAGGAGGAACATCACAACCAGCAACAGAAGTATTTGCAGAAATTTTAAAAGATACAGAAAGAGATCCAAAACTTAATATGGAAGTATTAGGAGAGATAGCAGATTACTTAAAAGGTGTAATAGATAAATATAGAAAAAATGGAATAATGAATCCAAAAGTAATGGAAACAGAACCAAGAGCATTGATATATCAAGTACCTGGAGGAATGCTATCAAACTTAATGTCTCAATTATCAGGTCAAAATGCAATGGATAAATATGAGGAAGTATTAAGAGAGATACCAAAAGTAAGAAAAGATTTAGGATACCCACCACTTGTAACTCCATTATCACAAATGGTAGGAACACAAGCAGTATTTAATGTGTTGATGAAACAAAGATATAAAGTAGTACCAAAAGAGATAAAAGACTATGTAAGAGGATTATATGGAAAATCTCCAGCACCGATAGATCCAGAAGTGCAAAAAATAATAATAGGAAATGAAGTTCCAACAACTTGTAGACCAGCAGATAAGATAGGTCCAGAGTTAGAAAAATATAGACAAGAGATAGGAAGTTTAGCACATTCAATGGAAGACGTACTAAGTTATGCATTATTCCCAGAAAATGCTAGAAAATTCTTAGAAAATAAATATAATCCAAAAGTTAAGAGAGTACAAGAAATAAATATATTCCTATAA
- the upp gene encoding uracil phosphoribosyltransferase, protein MAILEIKHPLIEHKLTYLRDKNTDTKTFRENLNEIAKLMIYETTKDLELEEVEVETPIQKTKGYVLKDKAIAVVPILRAGLGMVDGILSLIPTAKVGHIGVYRDEETMKPVYYYCKLPTDIQERKVILVDPMLATGGSAIYAIDYLKREGVKNITFMCLISAPEGIAKVQEAHPDVNIYTAKIDEKLNEKCYIIPGLGDCGDRIFGTK, encoded by the coding sequence ATGGCAATATTAGAAATTAAACACCCACTGATAGAACACAAATTAACTTACTTAAGAGACAAAAATACTGATACAAAAACTTTTAGAGAAAATCTAAATGAAATTGCAAAACTTATGATATACGAAACAACAAAAGATTTAGAATTAGAAGAAGTAGAAGTTGAAACTCCTATCCAAAAAACAAAAGGATATGTTTTAAAAGATAAAGCTATTGCAGTTGTACCAATATTAAGAGCTGGACTTGGAATGGTTGATGGAATACTTTCTTTAATCCCAACAGCAAAAGTTGGACATATCGGAGTATACAGAGATGAAGAAACAATGAAACCAGTTTACTATTATTGTAAACTTCCAACAGATATCCAAGAAAGAAAAGTAATCTTAGTAGATCCAATGTTAGCAACTGGAGGATCAGCAATTTATGCTATCGATTATTTAAAAAGAGAAGGAGTAAAAAATATAACTTTCATGTGTTTAATATCAGCTCCAGAAGGAATAGCAAAAGTTCAAGAAGCTCACCCAGATGTAAATATCTATACAGCTAAAATAGATGAAAAATTAAATGAAAAATGCTACATAATTCCTGGTTTAGGAGATTGTGGAGATAGAATTTTTGGAACAAAATAA
- the rpmE gene encoding 50S ribosomal protein L31, with amino-acid sequence MKKDLHPEYKVVTVECTCGEKFETRSTYAKGDLKVAVCSKCHPFYTGKAKFLDTAGRVDKFNKKYNLNK; translated from the coding sequence ATGAAAAAGGATCTACATCCAGAATACAAAGTTGTTACAGTTGAATGTACTTGTGGAGAAAAATTTGAAACAAGATCAACTTATGCAAAAGGAGACCTTAAAGTAGCTGTTTGTTCTAAATGCCACCCATTCTACACAGGAAAGGCTAAATTCTTAGATACAGCAGGAAGAGTTGACAAGTTCAACAAAAAATATAATCTTAACAAATAA
- a CDS encoding viroplasmin family protein yields the protein MGKKFYSYYIPETEEIGIVDNWKDCFNKVSGTKAKYKSFLTYQEAKMWLNYMISPDTAPLPTPLFSSKKNQKFYGCYFIKEESYEIYNTWEECARSVEQFRCRYKSFKTYEEAETWCKNGAVYVTKETIKKELPEGIYFDAGTGRGNGVESKVSFKDGKSILPKFFPEENINEFGNLFLGTSKTNNYGELKALDLALDVALKENILNIFGDSALVIDYWSKGHIKNDMDYETKLLSKQVTEKRLEFESLGGTITKISGDYNPADLGFHK from the coding sequence ATGGGCAAGAAATTTTACAGTTATTATATCCCAGAAACTGAAGAAATCGGAATAGTTGACAACTGGAAAGATTGTTTTAATAAAGTTTCTGGTACAAAAGCAAAATATAAATCTTTTTTAACGTATCAAGAGGCAAAAATGTGGCTTAATTATATGATTAGTCCTGACACAGCCCCTCTTCCGACACCGTTATTTTCCTCAAAGAAAAATCAAAAATTTTATGGTTGTTATTTTATTAAAGAGGAAAGTTATGAAATTTATAACACTTGGGAAGAATGTGCTAGAAGTGTAGAACAATTTAGATGTAGATATAAATCTTTTAAAACATATGAAGAGGCTGAGACATGGTGTAAAAATGGAGCGGTCTATGTAACAAAAGAAACTATCAAAAAAGAGCTTCCTGAGGGAATTTATTTTGATGCTGGCACTGGTAGAGGAAATGGTGTAGAATCAAAAGTAAGTTTTAAAGATGGAAAATCTATTTTACCTAAATTTTTTCCTGAAGAAAATATAAATGAATTTGGAAATCTTTTTTTAGGAACTTCAAAAACAAATAACTATGGAGAATTAAAAGCTCTTGATTTAGCTTTAGATGTAGCTTTAAAAGAAAATATTTTAAATATTTTTGGAGATAGTGCCCTTGTAATTGATTATTGGTCAAAAGGACATATTAAAAATGACATGGATTATGAAACTAAACTTTTATCAAAACAGGTTACCGAAAAAAGATTGGAATTTGAAAGTCTTGGCGGAACTATAACTAAAATTTCTGGTGATTACAATCCTGCTGACCTTGGTTTCCATAAATAA
- a CDS encoding TIGR02206 family membrane protein has product MEYISIFSKNHIFYILFFTLFYSGLIYSRKFLPQRKFEITVAVALSFVKIITYMGRYFINHEPLYALCPIHICNVSFILAVIFLIKPNLKGFQLVFYMSLGALAAILFPEAVKVFPDPFGIAFFMEHFFIIFMIFYQMIYLKFKPNLKGLFNTFIALNILAVVAYIFNNHFGTNYMFVNHKPVSASPIDYFGPWPFYILVVEFIFIGLGFICYLIFREKKQKTF; this is encoded by the coding sequence TTGGAATATATTTCAATTTTTTCAAAAAACCATATTTTTTATATTTTATTTTTTACTCTGTTTTATAGTGGACTTATTTATTCAAGAAAATTTTTGCCACAGAGAAAATTTGAAATAACAGTTGCTGTGGCTCTTAGCTTTGTAAAAATAATTACATATATGGGAAGGTATTTTATAAATCATGAGCCTTTGTATGCTCTTTGTCCTATTCATATTTGTAATGTATCTTTTATTTTAGCAGTTATATTTCTTATAAAACCAAACTTAAAAGGATTTCAGCTAGTATTTTATATGTCCCTTGGGGCATTAGCTGCTATTTTATTTCCAGAGGCAGTAAAAGTATTTCCAGATCCATTTGGAATTGCTTTCTTTATGGAACATTTCTTTATAATATTTATGATTTTTTATCAAATGATATATCTAAAATTTAAGCCTAACCTAAAAGGACTTTTTAATACTTTTATAGCTCTTAATATTTTAGCTGTGGTTGCTTATATTTTTAATAATCATTTTGGTACTAACTATATGTTTGTAAATCATAAGCCAGTATCTGCTTCACCTATTGATTATTTTGGTCCTTGGCCATTTTATATTTTAGTAGTTGAGTTTATTTTTATTGGACTTGGATTTATCTGCTATCTCATTTTCAGAGAGAAAAAACAAAAAACTTTTTAG
- a CDS encoding formate/nitrite transporter family protein → MSKSFLGPSEITSAVIAMGISRGNEKNIFKTLISGFVAGMFIALAGIGQITASQTLAQTFDVGFSKFIGASIFPIGLMLCVFTGASLFTGNSLLTLSFLTKDLKFSNLVKNLTIVWIGNFLGSIFTAYVAFYAGVFKSPIIQKVILDTGISKISLSFSECVASGFFCNILVAMGVIMAMCSTDATGKFLGCWFPVMLFVLCGYQHVVANMFIIYAGKILSPENFSMLDIFIKHFLPTSIGNFLSGGVFLPLFLYFSYYKK, encoded by the coding sequence ATGTCTAAATCTTTTTTAGGTCCGTCAGAAATAACTTCTGCTGTTATTGCTATGGGAATATCTCGTGGAAATGAGAAGAATATTTTTAAAACTCTTATTTCTGGATTTGTAGCTGGTATGTTTATCGCCCTTGCTGGTATTGGGCAAATTACAGCTTCACAAACTCTTGCCCAAACTTTTGATGTAGGTTTTTCAAAATTTATTGGTGCTAGCATATTTCCTATTGGTCTTATGCTTTGTGTATTCACTGGAGCATCTCTTTTTACAGGAAATAGTCTTTTAACTCTTTCTTTTCTTACAAAAGATTTAAAATTTTCTAATCTTGTAAAAAATCTTACTATTGTTTGGATAGGAAATTTTTTAGGAAGTATTTTTACAGCCTATGTGGCTTTTTATGCTGGAGTTTTTAAATCTCCTATCATTCAAAAAGTTATTTTAGACACTGGAATTTCAAAAATTAGTCTTTCTTTTTCAGAGTGTGTTGCCAGTGGATTTTTCTGCAATATTCTTGTGGCTATGGGAGTTATTATGGCAATGTGTTCAACTGACGCCACTGGAAAATTTTTAGGTTGTTGGTTTCCAGTTATGCTTTTTGTACTTTGTGGTTATCAACACGTTGTTGCAAATATGTTTATAATCTATGCTGGAAAAATCCTTTCTCCTGAAAATTTTTCTATGTTAGATATTTTTATTAAGCATTTTTTACCAACTAGTATCGGAAACTTTTTATCAGGTGGAGTTTTCTTACCACTATTTTTATATTTTTCTTATTATAAAAAATAA
- a CDS encoding DEAD/DEAH box helicase yields the protein MIGIELKKFQDKCVDYLFEKTTSELSFPQILVESPTGSGKTILLIAYIEKYLSYFPDTIFCWFTPGKGELEEQSKEKMERYSHSLKTGNIHNILNTGFENGTTYFINWEMVTDKTNRAIRDSERKNLFNRISDSQRNNQKIILIIDEEHQNNTSKANDIISAINSRYEIRVSATPNLRKNTEHYQIKEADVITEELITKYLLINNDLGEVTIDGIESETSLLIEKADEVRKKILKAYQEENENIRPLVLIQFPNLNDKLIEYVEEKLKSMGYTYENKMLASWFSAENKQDKEIKSKKLGKINIGEINGEDSITKNDAVPCFLLFKQALATGWDCPRAKILIKLRENMNEQFEIQTLGRLRRMPRAKHYGKEILDCSYLYTFDEKYKQEVIKTGGYETQRVFLKSELKEIKLKKELRNKDGNYLDEKVMRNKLYDFFKDEYNLENIKSENLKKLEAYGYIFGTKIKSKYLTGKYIETKELMTSTNYEELEIEVNTHYHGLEKQNRIDYLKKILDLSYEKTNALLRTLFLRDVGVGRYKILNLSIKEFTAFIINNADKLKDDFRRFEGIKQIQTQILSNKVEDFTIPLEENYRFLPYEKYVKDLEKNVYKKYNTSMIVDGIRSTSERLFEKYCENNDKVKFIYKNGDSGQNYLSVVYGTFFEKQRLFYPDYIIQLEDDSIWIIETKGGENKYGSKNIDIQAENKFEAFKNFAKRNNYNFAFVRDKNNDLYYSDTEYREDMNNDCWKPLDKIF from the coding sequence ATGATAGGAATAGAATTAAAAAAATTTCAAGATAAATGTGTAGACTATCTTTTTGAAAAAACAACAAGTGAACTGTCTTTTCCGCAGATACTTGTAGAAAGCCCTACAGGAAGTGGAAAAACAATACTTCTCATAGCATATATAGAAAAATATTTATCTTATTTTCCTGATACAATTTTTTGTTGGTTTACTCCAGGAAAGGGAGAGCTTGAAGAACAATCTAAAGAAAAAATGGAAAGATATTCTCATTCTCTAAAAACAGGTAATATACATAATATATTAAATACTGGATTTGAAAATGGGACTACATATTTTATTAACTGGGAAATGGTAACAGATAAAACAAATAGAGCTATAAGAGATAGTGAAAGGAAAAATCTTTTTAATAGAATTTCTGATAGTCAAAGAAATAATCAAAAAATTATTCTTATAATTGATGAAGAACATCAAAATAATACTTCAAAAGCTAATGATATTATAAGTGCAATAAATTCAAGATATGAAATTAGAGTATCTGCTACTCCAAATTTAAGAAAAAATACAGAACATTATCAGATTAAAGAAGCTGATGTAATAACTGAAGAACTTATAACTAAATACTTATTGATAAATAATGATTTAGGAGAAGTTACTATTGATGGAATAGAAAGTGAAACAAGTCTTCTTATAGAAAAAGCTGATGAGGTCAGAAAAAAAATATTAAAAGCATATCAAGAAGAAAATGAGAATATTAGACCACTTGTACTTATTCAATTTCCTAATCTTAATGATAAATTAATAGAATATGTGGAAGAAAAGTTAAAAAGTATGGGATATACTTATGAAAATAAAATGCTTGCAAGCTGGTTTTCTGCTGAAAATAAACAAGATAAAGAAATAAAATCTAAAAAACTTGGAAAAATAAATATAGGAGAAATTAATGGAGAAGACAGCATTACAAAAAATGATGCTGTTCCGTGTTTTCTTTTATTTAAACAAGCATTAGCAACAGGCTGGGATTGTCCAAGAGCTAAAATTCTTATAAAACTTAGAGAAAATATGAATGAACAATTTGAAATTCAAACTTTAGGAAGATTAAGGAGAATGCCAAGGGCAAAGCACTATGGAAAAGAAATTTTAGACTGTTCTTATCTTTATACTTTTGATGAAAAGTATAAACAAGAAGTCATAAAAACTGGTGGTTATGAAACTCAAAGAGTTTTCCTTAAATCAGAACTAAAAGAAATAAAATTAAAAAAAGAATTGAGAAATAAAGATGGAAATTATCTTGATGAAAAAGTTATGAGAAATAAACTTTATGACTTTTTTAAAGATGAATATAATTTAGAAAATATAAAATCTGAAAATTTAAAAAAACTTGAAGCATATGGATATATATTTGGTACAAAAATAAAATCTAAATATCTTACAGGAAAGTATATAGAAACCAAAGAACTTATGACTTCTACAAATTATGAAGAATTAGAGATAGAAGTTAATACACATTATCATGGATTAGAAAAACAAAATAGAATAGATTATCTAAAAAAAATATTAGATTTAAGCTATGAGAAAACTAATGCTCTTTTAAGAACTTTATTTCTAAGAGATGTAGGTGTAGGAAGATATAAAATATTAAATCTTTCAATAAAAGAATTTACAGCATTTATTATAAATAATGCAGATAAATTAAAAGATGATTTTAGAAGATTTGAAGGAATAAAACAAATTCAAACTCAAATATTATCAAATAAGGTTGAAGATTTTACAATTCCTTTGGAAGAAAATTATAGATTTTTACCATATGAAAAATATGTAAAAGATTTAGAAAAGAATGTATATAAAAAATATAATACTTCTATGATAGTTGATGGGATAAGGTCAACAAGTGAAAGATTATTTGAGAAGTATTGTGAAAATAATGATAAGGTTAAATTTATTTACAAGAATGGAGACAGTGGACAAAATTATTTATCTGTAGTTTATGGAACATTTTTTGAAAAACAAAGATTATTTTATCCAGACTATATAATTCAATTAGAAGATGATAGTATTTGGATTATTGAAACTAAAGGTGGAGAAAATAAATATGGAAGTAAAAATATAGATATTCAGGCTGAAAATAAATTTGAGGCATTTAAAAATTTTGCAAAAAGGAACAACTATAATTTTGCATTTGTAAGAGATAAAAATAATGATTTATATTATAGTGATACAGAATATAGAGAAGATATGAATAATGATTGTTGGAAACCATTAGATAAAATTTTTTAA